The following proteins come from a genomic window of Crassostrea angulata isolate pt1a10 chromosome 1, ASM2561291v2, whole genome shotgun sequence:
- the LOC128193066 gene encoding LOW QUALITY PROTEIN: transmembrane cell adhesion receptor mua-3-like (The sequence of the model RefSeq protein was modified relative to this genomic sequence to represent the inferred CDS: substituted 2 bases at 2 genomic stop codons) — MASSWSVKNPPLISVLRVNQGRDRYLLGGYLCTNREHNVQIGDILTSKDLITVIKGSSPQNNIPHKYVNMRETNATGGDECFDDTDCGENAVCEISPSTNNVCVCKPGFFDNPPIITALSDGCPGECNEFGETNQCEGKTQCTETLEGFGECTCPENTYGPPECLGECDEFGETDQCEGNTLCTQTQQGYGVCTCPENTYGPPECLGECDEFGETDQCEGNTLCTQTPQGHGECTCPENTYGPPECLGECDEFGETDQCEGNTLCTQTQQGYGECTCPENTYGPPECLGECDEFGETDQCEGNTLCTQTQQGYGVCTCPENTYGPPECLGECDEFGETDQCEGNTLCTQTPQGHGECTCPENTYGPPECLGECDEFGETDQCEGSTLCTQTQQGYGECTCPENTYGPPECLGECDEFGETDQCEGNTLCTQTPQGYGECTCPENTYGPPECLGECDEFGETNQCEGNTLCTQTQQGYGVCNCPENTYGPPKCLGNNFCSFLIRCNILXHXTGECDEFGETDQCEGNTLCTQTQQGYGVCNCPENTYGPPECLGECDEFGETDQCEGNTLCTQTPQGYGVCTCPENTYRPPECLGECDEFGETDQCEGNTLCTQTQQGYGVCTCPENTYEPPECLGTLISIVEGSTTTEKSRRNLILVYGALTIPLLFLVPAALASGLSLG; from the exons ATGGCGTCAAGCTGGTCAGTCAAGAACCCGCCCCTAATCAGTGTACTCAGGGTCAACCAAGGTCGCGACAGATATTTACTAGGGG GATATTTGTGTACTAATCGGGAACATAATGTCCAAATTGGAGACATACTGACCAGCAAGGATTTAATTACGGTCATTAAAGGATCCTCACCTCAAAACAATATACCccataaatatgtaaacatg cgGGAAACAAACGCCACCGGAGGGGATGAATGTTTTGACGACACGGACTGTGGGGAAAATGCAGTATGTGAAATTTCTCCTTCGACCAATAATGTATGTGTTTGTAAACCCGGTTTTTTTGACAACCCTCCCATCATTACCGCCTTATCGGACGGGTGCCCTG GTGAATGCAATGAGTTTGGAGAGACCAATCAGTGCGAGGGAAAGACACAGTGTACCGAAACACTGGAAGGATTTGGAGAATGTACTTGTCCAGAGAATACCTATGGACCACCAGAATGTCTAG GGGAATGCGATGAGTTTGGAGAGACCGATCAGTGCGAGGGAAACACCCTATGTACTCAAACACAGCAAGGATATGGAGTATGTACTTGTCCAGAGAATACCTACGGACCACCAGAATGTCTTG GGGAATGCGATGAGTTTGGAGAGACCGATCAGTGCGAGGGGAACACCCTTTGTACGCAAACCCCGCAAGGACACGGAGAATGTACTTGTCCAGAGAATACCTACGGACCACCAGAATGTCTAG GGGAATGCGATGAGTTTGGAGAGACCGATCAGTGCGAGGGAAACACCCTGTGTACGCAAACACAGCAAGGATACGGAGAATGTACTTGTCCAGAGAATACCTACGGACCACCAGAATGTCTAG GGGAATGCGATGAGTTTGGAGAGACCGATCAGTGCGAGGGAAACACCCTATGTACTCAAACACAGCAAGGATATGGAGTATGTACTTGTCCAGAGAATACCTACGGACCACCAGAATGTCTTG GGGAATGCGATGAGTTTGGAGAGACCGATCAGTGCGAGGGAAACACCCTTTGTACGCAAACCCCGCAAGGACACGGAGAATGTACTTGTCCAGAGAATACCTACGGACCACCAGAATGTCTAG GGGAATGCGATGAGTTTGGAGAGACCGATCAGTGCGAGGGAAGCACCCTGTGTACGCAAACACAGCAAGGATACGGAGAATGTACTTGTCCAGAGAATACCTACGGACCACCAGAATGTCTAG GGGAATGCGATGAGTTTGGAGAGACCGATCAATGCGAGGGAAACACCCTTTGTACGCAAACCCCGCAAGGATATGGAGAATGTACTTGTCCAGAGAATACCTACGGGCCACCTGAATGTCTAG GGGAATGCGATGAGTTTGGAGAGACCAATCAGTGCGAGGGAAACACCCTGTGTACTCAAACACAGCAAGGATATGGAGTATGTAATTGTCCAGAGAATACTTACGGACCACCAAAATGTCTTGGTAACAATTTCTG ctcATTTCTGATCCGTTGTAATATATTGTGACATTAAACAGGGGAATGCGATGAGTTTGGAGAAACCGATCAGTGTGAGGGAAACACCCTATGTACTCAAACACAGCAAGGATATGGAGTATGTAATTGTCCAGAGAATACCTACGGACCACCAGAATGTCTTG GGGAATGCGATGAGTTTGGAGAGACCGATCAATGCGAGGGAAACACCCTTTGTACGCAAACCCCGCAAGGATATGGAGTATGTACTTGTCCAGAGAATACCTACCGACCACCAGAATGTCTTG GGGAATGCGATGAGTTTGGAGAGACCGATCAGTGCGAGGGAAACACCCTATGTACTCAAACACAGCAAGGATATGGAGTATGTACTTGTCCAGAGAATACCTACGAACCACCAGAATGTCTTGGTACAC TTATATCCATAGTTGAAGGTTCCACCACAACAGAGAAATCCCGTAGAAACCTGATTCTGGTTTATGGAGCCCTGACCATTCCTCTGCTTTTTCTTGTCCCTGCTGCTCTTGCCAGCGGTCTGAGTCTAGGCTGA
- the LOC128193063 gene encoding uncharacterized protein LOC128193063 yields the protein MFHNFKVKIDHRNYLRFLWHPENDLDLPLKQYRMTVHVFGNRPSPAVATYGIRRCVAHSDPDVIDFVSNRIYVNDGLLSCPSEEVAADLMKRTQQALKEGGRLKLYKISSNSKSVLKKFPADDLSKDLKDLDIGKDDLPVQRSPGLSWDINADVFTFKISSDQKQFTQRGVLSTINSLFDPLGFASPVTVQGKMLFRQMLSTSSEADWDNPLDDSFRLKWSAWVNSVHHLEDVRIPRMCCKYSVCELQHKELLIFTDASKDAIAAVAFLKVWKDEENSDIGFLISKAKVAPTHGHTIPRLELCAAVLGIEISEIIREQMDLEKKNFKFYSDSQIALGYITNDARRFYVYVANRVSRIRSFSEPDQWQHVTTDQNPADLGTRSFDAQELPQSMWLRGPAILREDNLSTTFVGAHENFALILDDDKDVRPIVAVNRTTVKEETCNSFKTRIERYSNCIRLVCSIAILRHVLLTKDSCEHSPRRCQYCPQSLNSGTLKSAEIHILKEIQRSEFSEEVECLIKKLEASFPWHHFWTHLKLCNYSEGRTPTRIITNH from the coding sequence ATGTTTCACAACTTTAAGGTGAAAATTGATCATCGAAACTACCTGCGCTTCCTTTGGCATCCAGAGAACGACTTAGATCTGCCTTTAAAGCAGTACAGAATGACCGTTCATGTTTTTGGAAACCGTCCGTCCCCAGCTGTTGCTACATACGGAATACGTCGCTGCGTCGCCCACTCGGACCCTGATGTGATCGACTTTGTATCCAACAGAATCTATGTTAATGATGGACTCCTCAGCTGCCCCAGTGAGGAAGTCGCTGCCGACCTGATGAAGAGAACTCAGCAGGCTTTGAAAGAAGGGGGACGACTAAAACTTTACAAGATTTCTTCGAATTCGAAATCGGTGCTAAAGAAGTTTCCAGCTGATGATCTCTCCAAAGACCTTAAAGATTTAGACATTGGGAAGGATGACTTACCTGTTCAGAGAAGTCCCGGTTTATCATGGGATATCAACGCTGATGTCTTCACCTTCAAAATATCTTCAGATCAGAAGCAATTTACTCAGAGAGGAGTTTTGTCGACAATAAACAGCTTGTTTGATCCCCTTGGATTTGCATCGCCAGTGACTGTGCAAGGGAAGATGTTATTCCGCCAGATGCTATCAACTTCCAGTGAAGCTGACTGGGACAATCCCCTTGATGACTCCTTCCGATTGAAATGGTCAGCTTGGGTCAACTCTGTCCATCATCTTGAGGATGTCAGGATTCCAAGAATGTGTTGCAAATATTCTGTTTGTGAATTGCAACACAAGGAATTGCTTATTTTTACTGACGCCTCCAAGGATGCAATAGCTGCAGTAGCATTTCTGAAAGTATGGAAGGACGAGGAGAACAGTGACATTGGTTTCCTAATAAGCAAGGCCAAAGTGGCCCCAACACATGGCCACACAATTCCAAGGCTGGAATTGTGTGCAGCAGTTCTTGGGATAGAGATATCAGAAATCATCAGAGAACAGATGGATTTAGAGAAGAAGAATTTCAAGTTTTACAGTGACAGTCAGATTGCTCTTGGTTATATAACCAATGACGCCAGGCGATTTTACGTCTATGTTGCGAATAGAGTGAGTAGGATTAGATCGTTCAGTGAACCTGATCAATGGCAGCATGTTACTACTGACCAAAATCCGGCAGATTTGGGTACTCGATCGTTCGATGCTCAAGAACTCCCTCAAAGTATGTGGCTACGAGGACCAGCAATCCTTAGGGAAGACAACTTGTCCACTACCTTTGTGGGAGCACACGAGAACTTTGCTCTCATATTAGATGATGATAAGGACGTTAGACCTATTGTTGCAGTCAACAGAACGACTGTGAAGGAAGAAACATGTAACTCTTTCAAGACCCGCATAGAACGATACTCCAACTGCATCAGACTAGTTTGTAGTATAGCTATATTGAGGCATGTTCTGCTCACGAAGGACTCCTGTGAACATTCGCCCAGACGATGTCAATATTGTCCACAGTCCTTGAATTCAGGCACCCTGAAATCAGCTGAGATTCATATTTTGAAAGAGATACAAAGATCTGAATTCAGTGAAGAGGTGGAATGTCTCATCAAGAAGCTAGAAGCATCATTTCCTTGGCACCATTTCTGGACTCATCTTAAACTGTGCAATTACTCAGAAGGTAGGACACCTACCAGAATCATTACCAACCATTGA
- the LOC128193071 gene encoding uncharacterized protein LOC128193071: MSGKCLNSAFYDLIGQRYKNVSKTDVRASWIQHPKRAPPKQTTTMEELFPPPPNIANYRFPPSLFKQILASYDLSTKDAIVWGVSNESVAKAKYCSYGDAVVEETGVWLHENGVLGASPDGLIRRAATHNYNHQEAEMTDVLEAMQVRPEILEVKCTFTDRNMTIPEAINSIKEFCLEY, from the exons ATATAAAAATGTTAGCAAAACAGACGTGAGAGCTTCTTGGATTCAGCATCCAAAGCGAGCTCCACCAAAACAGACGACTACAATGGAAGAACTATTTCCACCCCCACCAAATATAGCCAATTACAG GTTTCCACCctcattgtttaaacaaattctTGCCTCGTATGACCTATCTACAAAAGATGCTATTGTATGGGGAGTAAGCAATGAGTCAGTGGCCAAAGCAAAGTATTGCTCTTATGGAGATGCAGTTGTTGAAGAAACAG GTGTATGGTTGCATGAGAATGGTGTTTTAGGCGCAAGTCCTGATGGCCTCATTCGGCGGGCAGCAACCCACAACTATAACCACCAAGAAGCAGAGATGACTGATGTGCTAGAGGCAATGCAAGTGAGGCCTGAAATTTTGGAAGTGAAGTGCACCTTCACTGATAGAAATATGACAATCCCTGAAGCCATTAACTCCATCAAAGAGTTTTGTTtag AGTACTAA